Part of the Aureitalea marina genome, AAAGCACTAACACAATAGTTAACCAAAGACCATTGACCCAAGAGCTGGAACATAGTTTCGTAACCCAACTGGAAGCGAATCAAAATATCGTGCATAAGATCTGCCGATTGTATACCCAGGACAGTGAATCGCATAACGATCTGTTCCAGGAGATTACCATTCAGTTGTGGCGAGCATATCCCAAGTTCAGAGGGGATTCCAAATTCAGTACCTGGATGTACCGGGTAGCGCTGAATACGGCCATTACGCTATACCGAAAAGGAAAGCGTAAGGTGCAAACCCAGGATTTCGAAGGGGTTAGTTTTAAGATCACCGCAGAGGAATACGACGATACCGTTGAGCAACAGCTCAAACTGATGTATAACGCGGTCAAAACCCTTAACGATATCGACAAGGCCCTGGTGTTCCTCTATCTGGAGGATAAGAACTACCGGGAGATCGCAGAAACCTTGGGAATCACAGAGGTCAATGCTCGAGTGAAAATGAATCGCATCAAGGAGAAGTTGCGCAAAATATTAAATCCGTAAACCACTATGGATCAGTTAGACGTTTTAAAGAAGGAGTGGCAAAACCGGGATCAGGAATTTCCTAAATTATCCTATCAGGATATTTATAAGATGTTGCTGAAGAAATCCAGCTCCATGGTCAAATGGATATTCTACATCAGCATTGGCGAACTCGTCCTTTGGACCGGTCTGTCCTTTGTCGTGCCAGATTCCAGCAAGGAGATCATACGCGATATGGGATTGGAACAGACCTTTGCCATCATCAATTACATTACCTATGCCGTTTTCATTGTATTCATCGTGCTCTTTTATCGCAACTACAAGCGGATACAAGTAACAGACACCATCAAGACACTAATGGAGAACATCATTAGTACACGTAAAACGGTCAAGTTCTTTGTTGGTTACAACATTGGGGCAGCCGTGTTACTGATGATAGGAACCAATATCTTCTATTACCTGAATAAGGATAAACTGTACGATCTGCTCAAGGATAGTTATGAAGGCTATGCCGCC contains:
- a CDS encoding RNA polymerase sigma factor; amino-acid sequence: MTQELEHSFVTQLEANQNIVHKICRLYTQDSESHNDLFQEITIQLWRAYPKFRGDSKFSTWMYRVALNTAITLYRKGKRKVQTQDFEGVSFKITAEEYDDTVEQQLKLMYNAVKTLNDIDKALVFLYLEDKNYREIAETLGITEVNARVKMNRIKEKLRKILNP